One window of Nicotiana tomentosiformis chromosome 11, ASM39032v3, whole genome shotgun sequence genomic DNA carries:
- the LOC104117779 gene encoding heat shock protein 90-5, chloroplastic-like: protein MAPALSRSLTSASMSSLPYTASFSLRSGSANRFCFRSFFLQKNGLKNRFCEYGLKTKMEKIDNRVVVRCEAGAAVAEKEAPESSGETHEYQAEVSRLMDLIVHSLYSHKEVFLRELVSNASDALDKLRFLSLTEPSLLGDAGELEIRIKCDPDNGTITITDTGIGMTKEELIECLGTIAQSGTSKFLKALKENKDLGADNGLIGQFGVGFYSAFLVAQKVVVSTKSPRSDKQYVWESEADSSSYVVREETNPENLISRGTEITLYLRDDDKYEFSEQKRIQDLVKNYSQFVSFPIYTWQEKSRTIEVEEEEEPKEGEEKEEGEKKKTKKTKTEKYWDWELRNETKPIWMRNPKEVEKEQYQEFYKKTFNEFLDPLTYTHFTTEGEVEFRSVLYIPGMAPLNNEDVTNPKTKNIRLYVKRVFISDDFDGELFPRYLSFVKGLVDSNDLPLNVSREILQESRIVRIMKKRLVRKTFDMIQDLSESENKEDYKKFWENFGKFLKLGCIEDTGNHKRITPLLRFFSSKSEEELISLDDYVENMGENQKAIYYLATDSLQSAKTAPFLEKLVQKGIEVLYLVEPIDEVAIQNLQTYKEKKFVDISKEDLELGDEDEVKERETKQEFNLLCDWIKQQLGEKVAKVQVSNRLSSSPCVLVSGKFGWSANMERLMKAQTLGDTSAMEFMRGRRILEVNPDHPIIKDLNAACKNAPDSSDAKRAVELLYDTALISSGFTPDSPAELGNKIYDMMSMALGGRWGRYEEGDIESSEELKESDSSSAVVEPSEVRTESNDIWE from the exons ATGGCACCAGCACTAAGCAGGAGTTTGACCTCTGCTTCTATGTCTTCACTCCCCTACACGGCGTCATTTTCTTTGAGGAGTGGTAGTGCAAATAGGTTTTGTTTCAGAAGTTTTTTCTTGCAAAAGAATGGGCTAAAGAATAGATTTTGTGAATATGGGTTGAAGACAAAGATGGAGAAGATAGACAACAGAGTAGTGGTAAGGTGTGAGGCAGGAGCTGCTGTGGCTGAAAAGGAAGCTCCTGAGAGCTCTGGAGAGACTCATGAGTACCAGGCTGAG GTTAGTCGTCTAATGGACTTGATAGTTCACAGTCTCTACAGTCATAAGGAGGTTTTCCTCCGAGAGCTTGTAAG TAATGCAAGTGATGCACTTGATAAGTTGAGGTTTCTTAGTTTGACTGAGCCTTCTTTACTTGGGGATGCTGGTGAGCTGGAGATTCGCATCAAATGTGACCCAGACAATGGAACTATTACCATTAC GGATACTGGTATTGGAATGACCAAGGAGGAGCTTATAGAATGCCTTGGGACTATTGCCCAAAGTGGTACTTCAAAATTCTTGAAGGCTCTGAAG GAAAACAAGGACCTTGGAGCTGACAATGGATTGATTGGTCAATTTGGTGTTGGTTTCTATTCTGCATTTCTGGTTGCTCAAAAG GTGGTGGTGTCAACAAAGAGCCCAAGGTCAGATAAACAATATGTTTGGGAGTCTGAGGCTGATAGTAGCTCATATGTTGTTAGAGAGGAAACTAATCCTGAAAACCTCATATCCCGAGGAACAGAAATTACACTTTATTTAAGG GATGACGACAAATATGAGTTTTCAGAACAAAAGAGGATTCAAGATTTGGTGAAGAATTACTCGCAGTTTGTTTCTTTCCCCATCTACACATGGCAGGAGAAGTCAAGAACCATTGAG GTAGAAGAGGAGGAAGAACCAAAGGAgggagaagaaaaagaagag ggagaaaagaaaaagacaaagaaGACCAAAACTGAGAAGTACTGGGATTGGGAGTTGAGAAATGAGACAAAACCAATATGG ATGCGGAATCCAAAGGAAGTTGAGAAAGAACAATACCAGGAATTTTACAAGAAAACTTTCAACGAGTTCTTGGATCCACTTACCTATACTCATTTCACTACAGAG GGTGAGGTGGAGTTTAGAAGTGTTCTATATATACCTGGAATGGCTCCTCTTAACAATGAAGATGTTACAAATCCCAAGACAAAAAATATTCGCTTGTATGTGAAGCGTGTATTCATTTCTGATGATTTTGATGGGGAATTG TTTCCAAGGTACCTAAGCTTTGTCAAAGGATTGGTGGACTCTAATGACCTTCCTCTCAATGTTTCAAGGGAAATCCTTCAGGAAAGCCGAATT GTTAGGATAATGAAAAAGAGACTAGTACGAAAAACATTTGACATGATTCAGGATCTTTCTGAAAGTGAGAACAAAGAG GATTACAAAAAATTCTGGGAGAATTTTGGTAAATTTTTGAAGTTGGGATGTATCGAAGACACCGGAAACCACAAGCGCATTACCCCATTGTTGAGATTTTTCTCTTCCAAGAGTGAAGAAGAGTTGATAAGCTTAGATGATTATGTTGAGAACATGGGTGAGAACCAGAAGGCCATTTATTACTTGGCAACAGATAGCTTGCAAAGTGCCAAGACTGCTCCTTTCTTGGAGAAATTGGTTCAGAAAGGGATAGAG GTGTTGTACCTCGTTGAACCTATTGATGAGGTGGCCATCCAAAATCTACAAACTTACAAGGAAAAGAAGTTTGTTGACATAAGCAAGGAGGATTTGGAGCTTG GTGATGAGGATGAGGTGAAAGAACGAGAAACCAAGCAAGAGTTCAATCTTTTATGTGACTGGATAAAGCAACAGCTGGGAGAAAAGGTGGCAAAAGTACAAGTTTCAAATCGGTTGAGCTCATCACCATGCGTGCTTGTATCTGGAAAGTTTGGTTGGTCTGCCAACATGGAAAG GTTGATGAAAGCTCAAACCCTAGGAGACACTTCAGCCATGGAGTTTATGAGAGGGAGAAGAATATTGGAGGTTAATCCTGATCATCCAATCATCAAAGACCTCAAT GCTGCATGCAAGAACGCGCCTGATAGTTCTGATGCCAAGCGGGCTGTGGAACTGTTGTATGATACAGCATTGATCTCTAGTGGATTTACT CCTGACAGTCCAGCTGAATTAGGTAACAAGATATATGATATGATGTCAATGGCTCTTGGAGGAAGATGGGGCAGATATGAGGAAGGGGATATAGAGTCATCAGAAGAGTTAAAGGAGTCAGATTCAAGCTCTGCAGTTGTTGAGCCATCAGAAGTAAGAACTGAGAGTAATGATATATGGGAGTGA
- the LOC138901813 gene encoding uncharacterized protein codes for MGSLAFISAEERPLALDIQSLSHRLVRLDISEPIRVLVCVVAQSSLFEHNKARQFDDPHLLVLRETVLQGGDKEATIGGDGVLRLHGRLCVPNVDGLREKVLDEAHSSRYSIHPCATKMYHDLMQHY; via the coding sequence atgggtagcttggcattcatttcagcagaggagaggccattagctttggacatccAGTCCTTGTCtcacagacttgtgaggttggatatttcagagcccataCGAGTTCTTGTATGCGTCGtcgctcagtcttcattattcgaGCATAACAAGGCtcgtcagtttgatgatccgcacttgttggttcttagggAGACGGTACTGCAGGGTGGTGACAAGGAGGCCACTATCGGTggggatggtgttctgcgactccacggtcgcctatgtgttcctaatgttgatggcttgagggagaaggtCCTAGatgaggcacatagttctcggtattctattcatccatgtgctacaaagatgtatcatgacctaatgcagcattattag